The genomic stretch GCTGGGCAGTTCAGTTGCTTGCGCCAAGGCCGTATCCGGCTCCCGAGGCCAGGTGCCAAGCCCGATGGTCGGGGAAGGAGGGCAGGTCATGTTAGAAGTATAGAAAGATTTTGACATGACTCAACTGCGCTGGCGCTAAGATTGCTCCACCGACTCATAGGGAGCATTTCTCAGCAGCCCCTGGAAAGCCCAGGGACCGCGTCCAAAGCGGAATAGAGTTGAACACCCAACCGGTAAAGCGATAAAAGAGAGTTGAAGAACGCTCCGGTAGACCCGCCCCCGCGAATTCATAAATTGCTCTGTGCGCTTGCGGTTAACTCAGAGACGGAAATGAAAAACTTCACCGTTTAAAGAACACATCTACGTGACCTATCAGACTCGCTACACGCAAAGGAAAATCCAAGAGGATCGTTTTCGGTTCTTTGTACCTAGAGTTCCGTGTTTCGGCTTGTGACCTTGGTGCCACCTGACGACACTGATATCCACTGCGAGGACGTCGTGCGGGATGGCAAGCATCCGGCCGGGGATCCGCCGCGGTCAGGGCTAATTCAGCGTGTAGTGGTCAAGCTGTTCATCACGGGTCTCCAGTATGAACCCCCTACTGGTCAGCACTCTGGCCGAGACTGCATGGGCCGGGGCGACACGAGCAGTGACTTTCGTGTCGTTGTAGGTCTGGGGAATCATGCTTAAGGCGCTATCGAGCATTGCCCCGGCAACACCTCGTCCCCATTGACCTGATGATACCCAGTACCCGACCTCGACACTGTTTTCCTGACGGGAGGAAAACACGATGCCGACAGCTTCGGTTCCCTCGGTTGCTAGGAACCAACGGGATGCTCCAGCGGCGTCGATCGGGTCGGGTAGGAGGGCTCCCTGAACGCAGGTCTCGATAGTTTGCCGGTCCCATGGTTTCCCATAGCCAATAAAACGCATTACCTGTTCATCCGAGGCCATACTGGCAAAGAACTCGGTGTCGGTTTCCCGAAATGGACGCAGGGTGATTGAGGGAGGGATTGACATCTGGAGCCTTTCAATGTCGAGCCCCTTCGAACAGTCGCATCGTCACGTAAGGGGGGTGTCCGGAAAGGCTACCCCAGTTCCGTAAGGGGGGCCTCTCAACGGGCGGGGGTGGCCCCTTGGAAGTGGACACCGGGGTCAAATCTCTTAGCAGAGATCTCCATCATAATCTCAAAATCACGCTCGAAATCAAGCGGCGATTTGTAGCCCAACGAGGAATGTTTCCGACGGTTGTTATAACGGACAATCTACCGGTATACCTCAGCCCGGCACTCCTCCTTCGAAGCCCAACGCCTGGCCCCCTGCAACGTCTCACGCTTCAGCGTGGCATTGAACGACTCAGCCATCGCATTGTCGGCACTTGATCCAATCCGACCCATCGATTGCACCATGGCCAGCCGACGGCACACCGCCTAGAACTTAGACGAAGTGTATTGCAGGCCATGGTCCGTGTGCATCCGGACACCTGCCAGCGACCCACAGGCC from Paeniglutamicibacter sp. Y32M11 encodes the following:
- a CDS encoding GNAT family N-acetyltransferase; the protein is MSIPPSITLRPFRETDTEFFASMASDEQVMRFIGYGKPWDRQTIETCVQGALLPDPIDAAGASRWFLATEGTEAVGIVFSSRQENSVEVGYWVSSGQWGRGVAGAMLDSALSMIPQTYNDTKVTARVAPAHAVSARVLTSRGFILETRDEQLDHYTLN